The Solea senegalensis isolate Sse05_10M linkage group LG4, IFAPA_SoseM_1, whole genome shotgun sequence genome includes a region encoding these proteins:
- the vamp3 gene encoding vesicle-associated membrane protein 3 has protein sequence MSAPAPEGSGAAPGTKRLQQTQAQVDEVVDIMRVNVDKVLERDSKLSELDDRADALRAGASQFETSAAKLKRKYWWKNCKMWAILIAVILIIIIIIIIWSQTP, from the exons AT GTCAGCCCCCGCTCCAGAAGGCTCTGGTGCAGCTCCAGGCACCAAGCGCTTACAGCAGACCCAGGCCCAGGTGGATGAG GTGGTGGATATTATGCGAGTCAATGTGGACAAAGTGCTGGAACGTGACTCAAAGCTGTCAGAACTGGACGACAGAGCAGATGCACTGCGGGCTGGAGCCTCCCAGTTCGAGACCAGTGCTGCCAAGCTGAAGAGAAAGTACTGGTGGAAGAACTGCAAG ATGTGGGCCATTCTGATAGCTGTCAtattgatcatcatcatcatcattatta TTTGGTCTCAGACACCATAA